A stretch of Longimicrobium sp. DNA encodes these proteins:
- a CDS encoding tetratricopeptide repeat protein, with the protein MKLPRLAPLLAAALAVLSAHVLAAQPQPQIRRATMMFPSAQHPQAAMEHFAAGQHDMDFGNPVSAREHFAMAVQADPAFAFAYLQLAENANSLDEFRANLERAEANAAQATPAERLLIQMARKDLDNDVQGELTLAQQLVAAQPNTPRALMELARVQALLGREEDARATLRQATQAAAQFAPALMTLANQYLAEPRDLPKAEEAIRVAVAAAPDESYVYDVQGDVFRMQGQLEAARAAYTRSAQLAPREGSPLQQRGHVNSFLGRYDQARADYETAAALGRGNEKATYPVWRALVSVHQGNPRAAVEELDRLVASIDGMNVPDPLGSKIFALETEAVVALHANLLDAAGRAVTQRNQLAASEAEGSGSANFRRRAEANAAYWEGMLAARRGDYAAAGEAYRRYMTAVEPLSDPRKAEAAHELMGMIELLQQHYAQAAAHFEHADPNDPYATYHRALALDGAGRADEARRLFQRVAEYHFNNAGIALVQKDAVRRAETP; encoded by the coding sequence ATGAAGCTCCCACGCCTCGCGCCGCTGCTGGCCGCCGCGCTGGCCGTGTTGTCCGCGCACGTACTGGCGGCGCAGCCCCAGCCGCAGATCCGCCGCGCCACGATGATGTTCCCGTCCGCGCAGCACCCGCAGGCGGCCATGGAGCACTTCGCGGCCGGGCAGCACGACATGGACTTCGGGAACCCCGTCTCCGCGCGCGAGCACTTCGCGATGGCGGTGCAGGCGGACCCGGCGTTCGCGTTCGCCTATCTCCAGCTGGCCGAGAACGCCAACTCGCTGGACGAGTTCCGCGCCAACCTGGAGCGCGCGGAGGCGAACGCGGCGCAAGCTACGCCGGCCGAGCGGCTGCTGATCCAGATGGCGCGGAAGGACCTCGACAACGACGTGCAGGGTGAGCTCACCCTGGCGCAGCAGCTCGTGGCCGCGCAGCCGAACACCCCGCGCGCGCTGATGGAGCTGGCCCGCGTACAGGCGCTCCTGGGGCGCGAAGAGGACGCCCGCGCCACGCTGCGGCAGGCCACCCAGGCGGCGGCGCAGTTCGCGCCGGCGCTGATGACGCTGGCCAACCAGTACCTCGCCGAGCCGCGCGACCTGCCGAAGGCGGAGGAGGCGATCCGCGTCGCCGTGGCCGCCGCGCCCGACGAGAGCTACGTGTACGACGTGCAGGGCGACGTTTTCCGCATGCAGGGGCAGCTGGAGGCCGCGCGGGCGGCGTACACGCGCTCGGCCCAGCTGGCGCCGCGCGAGGGATCGCCGCTGCAGCAGCGCGGGCACGTGAACTCGTTCCTGGGCCGGTACGACCAGGCGCGCGCCGACTACGAGACGGCGGCCGCTTTGGGGCGGGGGAACGAGAAGGCGACGTATCCCGTCTGGCGCGCGCTGGTGTCGGTGCACCAGGGGAACCCGCGGGCCGCGGTGGAGGAGCTGGACCGGCTGGTGGCGTCGATCGACGGGATGAACGTGCCCGACCCGCTCGGCTCGAAGATCTTCGCGCTGGAGACGGAGGCCGTCGTCGCGCTGCACGCGAACCTGCTGGATGCCGCCGGCCGCGCCGTCACCCAACGCAACCAGCTGGCCGCGAGCGAGGCGGAGGGGAGCGGCTCGGCCAACTTCCGGCGCCGCGCGGAGGCCAACGCGGCGTACTGGGAGGGGATGCTGGCCGCGCGCCGCGGCGACTACGCGGCGGCGGGTGAGGCGTATCGCCGCTACATGACGGCGGTGGAGCCGCTCTCCGACCCGCGCAAGGCCGAGGCGGCGCACGAGCTGATGGGGATGATCGAGCTGCTGCAGCAGCACTACGCGCAGGCGGCCGCGCACTTCGAGCACGCCGATCCGAACGATCCGTATGCCACCTATCACCGCGCGCTGGCGCTGGATGGCGCCGGGCGCGCGGACGAGGCGCGGCGGCTGTTCCAGCGCGTGGCCGAGTACCACTTCAACAATGCCGGGATCGCGCTGGTGCAGAAGGACGCCGTCCGCCGCGCCGAAACGCCGTGA